The genomic window ACTGGGTAGGCTCGCCTCCCTCGGAATCTTGGAGATACAGCTCGGTCTCGCCGGTAGCGTCGGAGATATAGGCTATATGTTTTCCGTCCGGAGACCATTGAGCGTCACGTTCGTGCGCTCCCGGAGTACGGGTGATATTTTTCGTAACCCCTTTATCTACCGGGATATTGAATACCTCGCCACGAGCTGTCACCACCATACGCTCACCTTTTGGGGAGAGGCTGGCACTCGTGATATATTTGGAGCCATCCTTGATCTCGCTACGTGCGTAGACATTATCGGAGGCGAGGGTTACGTTCACTTTCTCCGGTTCCTTCGACGCCGCATCCATTTTATAGATATAGCCTCCATTCTCGAAAACGATCGTATTCCCGAAGCTGCTAGGGAATTTCACGTCGTACTCGGTGAAGTTCGTCACCTTACTTGTTTGTTTTGTCTTCGTATTGTAAACGAACAAGTTCATCGTGTAATCCCGATCCGAAAGGAAATAGATCTCATCACCAATCCACATCGGAAAGATATCTTGCGCCTCATTGTTCGTAATATTCTCTACACTTTTCTTCTCCGAATTATACACCCAGATATCATCGGCCATACCGCCCTTATAGTATTTCCATGTACGGAACTCACGCATTACCCGGTTGTAAGCCAATTGTTTTCCGTCGGGCGAATAGCTACAAAAGCCGCCCTCGGGCAAGGGAACCACCTCGGAAAGGCCACCTTCTTTATTTACCGTATATAACTTACCGGAGAACCCATCGCTGATGCGGTTGCGGTAAACAATACCATTACCGTCCGGTGTCCAAGTCATCACGATATTGTTCGGGCCCATGCGATCGCCCAGATCATCACGGCTATTCGTAGCCGTGTAAGTGATACGCAATGGCTCACCGCCGGAAGAGGGCATCGTGTACACTTCCGTATTACCGTCGTACTGTCCCGTAAAAGCGATCGTCTTACCATCCGGGGAGAAACGGGGAAACATCTCATACCCCACATACGATGTCAATCGCTGTGCCTCACCACCTGTAGCCGGGACCTTATATAAATCGCCAGCGTACGAGAATACAATCTCTGAACCATTTGTAGCCGGAAAGCGCATTAATCTCGCCTCATCCGCCGCCATCAACAACGTAGGGATAGCGACAGCCGCCAATGCTGTTAAAATCATTCTTTTCCTCATAACCAATCTTTTCTTTTAATCATATCTGTTCTATCCGTTTTTAGTTGGCCCAATAGCGGGTAGGACCTCAAATGTACATAAAAAGATCCAAAATCCAAGTCAAGTCCCTTATATATCCGATCCTAGAAAAAGTTTTAGAATCTCTAATTTATTACTACCTTTGCGCCGGAAATCAAACAATGATACAAATAAGATGAACAAGAAGCTTCTGAACAACTCAAAAAGATGGTATACCCGAGCTTTCTCGGGTAACACGATCGTGCATGTTCATTGGTTCAGCGGTTTTGTCTAAATCCATTCATACTCTTCTTGAGAGGACTTCTTTTTATAGTTCTCTTCTTACACCTACATCTAGGTCTTAATTGCACTCAAGTTTAACTTCTGCGGAAAAGAGGGAGTATTCGTATGCTTCGTTTCCGGGGAAAGGATGTCTTGCGCATCTCAAAATACAATATGCTTATGTTTATCATTCTAGGTCTATTAGGTCTGGGGATAAGCGTCGGTTATTTATGCCGACACGTCCCCGCTTTCAAGGGATTGGAACATTCCATCTCTTATACGATTTTCGCGATGTTGTTCATATTTGGTATTACCATAGGAGCCAACCAATCTTTGCTGAATAATATTGGTGAGTTTGGAATACAAGCTGCCATACTAGCTATTTGCGGAGTATTGGGAAGTCTGGTAGCATCTTTTATCGCTTATAAATTATTTATCAAGAAAGGAGGTCTCAATGAAAAATAACCTAATCGTTATCTTATGTTTCACAGCGGGAATCTTTTGCGGAACCTTCGCCAACACGACTATCTCCACGTATTGCGAAAAACTACCGCAATTCTTGCTATACGCTCTCGTTATCCAAGTAGGATTGAACCTGGGAGCAAACGCCGAATTAGGAAAGATGGTAAAGGATATCCGGTTTTCCAGTTTGCTACTGCCGTTCTTTACGATCATCGGCACGTTAGTATTCTCTGCGGCGGCGAGTTTGTTATTGACCTCGTGGAATATATATGATTGTATGGCTGTAGGAAGCGGATTCGCTTATTATTCCTTATCCTCCTTGCTTATCGTACAACTGAAAGAGGCGTCGGCAGGGATAGAAATCGCTTCGCAACTCGGGGCTATCGCATTATTGGCTAATATCATCCGGGAAATGTTAGCTTTATTCGGGGCACCGTTGTATGCCTCTTTCTTTGGTAAATTCGCTCCGGTATCCGTGGCGGGAATCAATTCTATGGATGTCTGTCTTCCCGTTATCAGCCGGTATTCCGGAAAGAATATCGTACCTGTGGCTATTATTCACGGGATTATCCTCGAGATCAGCGTGCCGTTGCTTATCTCGCTCTTTTGCAAGTAGAAGCAGGATTTATCCTCAACACCCGCTATAAACACAAAAGAGGATGCGTACATTATATCGACGCATCCTCTTGTTCCTTTATCCGTACTTCCTCCTCACGGAGGTACTTACGGACCTCTTAATTTATTACTTTAGTATTAATATTAATCCAACTCCCGCCTGTTCATCCGTCACGGATTACTTGGATCGATACCCGCACGGGAATTGTATGATTATCTTATTTTGTTAAATTCTTATTTAACGATAGCCTTAACAGCTTCCTCACCATCAACAGCCACTGCTACGATACCGGCAGGAACAGAGATTGTAGCGTTATCGGAAGTAAGAACGGTCTCAGCGATTACCTTACCCAAGATATTCGTGATAACTACAGACTTACCAGCTGCGCCTTGAACGGTTACGGTACCGTTACCTGCGATTACGGATACACCTTCAGTAGCGATCTCATCGTTAGAAGTAACGAATTCATCATCTTCTGTCATGCGTTGTACATTGAATACCAAGGCACCGTCACCGCTAGTCTTAGCATTATCGAACTTAGCGTTCTCATCTGTGATTACCAAGCAACCATTATGCATCTTCAACCAAGCAACATTCTCTTTCGGAGCAATTGCTTCATCTTTATTGCCATAAACAGTTGTATACTGATCATCATAAACCGGTTGTCCATTAACTTCCGCTGAACCATAAACATTAGACTCAAACAAGAAAGAGTTATCTGCACCTTCTTCTGTTACATTTCCAGCCTTGTCAGGATTTACATAACGGAAAGACCAAGTTACGTTCTTATGTTTATCACCTGTCAAGTTCACAATGAAATGTTCAATTTTTGCTTTTTTATAGTTAGCGATGATTTCAGCCGTATCCAAATCAGCCGGAGCCATCTTCTCGAAACCATTTGTCAATACATACAAGCTGTCACCCATGTGAATAGCCTCAACGAAACCAACGCGAGTATAGCTGCTATTAACACTTGAGTTAGTACTTAATTTATACGGATTAGCAACCTTTCTTTCATCATAGACCTTCGCTGAATCAGAGAAGTTTACCAAATATTTACCATAGTGGTAGCCAGCGTGAGCAGGAGTAGCGTGTGAGCAGTGAGCAGCATCAACCTTATTACCAGCATTATCATAGTGATTATGCGCATAAGTACAAGGTACACCCGGAGTTCCCGGTACATCTACGTGAGCCGCAGAGATCAAATATTGAGGTTTGATATTACCTGCGCCACGATTTACCCAAGCCGTATCGATATGGAAGAACAATTTACCATTAGCTTTATCCTTATTCCAGATACCAGCGTAGTTAACCACCTTGTCTTGCAAGTTCTTGTTCCACTCATCCATCAAGTACTCACCACGTACGCTCTCTACGAATGCCAAGCTATCGCAAGCGTCTGTAGCGCTCTCACCCAATGCTACGTTGTTGAAACGACGGTATAATGGAGAGTCATCTGTTACCACAGCGAAAGCGGATGTACGAAGTTCACGATTATTGCCTTGATTGAACTTATCATCTGTAGAACCTTGTAATAAGTCCAGAGTATTATCATCAACAGAAACTTTTACACCATTCGTATATTCATCAGATGAATAAGTAATTATAGATTCTGCCGCACCAACAGAAGCACGAGCCTTTACTTCTGAATTATCTTTTACGATGAAGAATTCTTTATTATCTTTATCATAAACTTTTACTATTTCAGCTTCAACTAACGCATAATAGTGCTTACCGTCCACACAGTTGTTTTCTTTTAAGAAGAACGGAGTTTTAGTATCCTTCTTCATCATATACTTTTTAGCAACATCATCGTAAGACAAATAGCTCTCGCCATTCTTAACATAGTAAACATTTCTTACCAAGCTATCGCCAACACCATAGTTATCATTCTTAACCACGATCTCCAAACGGAAGTTAGTCTTATCACCGTTCTCGTTTACACGAACGATAGAATCCTTACCAGCCGGAGTATACAAATATTTATCTAATGCCAAACCATGTAAATAATTGAATACATATGTCTGAACCTTAGCGGAATCCTCTGTCAAGTATCTGTAACCAACCTTTAAGTTATTAGCGTCTTTAACAGGGATAAAACTCAAAGTATCAGCAACACCGTTATTATAGAAGAATACATCTTTGCTATCTTTTACAGCATACAGCTGAACAGTTTTCTTATTCAGACCTACAGCATTATCAGACAAATCGTTGAACTCACGGTTCTGGATCGTAATAGAAGCAGTAGAAGCCGTACCATTCTTTGTAATAACCCACTGAGCTGCCGGAATATGGTTGAAATCTTGGCGATCTGCTTGTTTTGCCCAACCAAAATTACCAGCCAAGTTAGCCAATGCATAAGCGTTGTTTTGTTCCGGTTTATTACCGCCAGTAGATTTATATTGAATCATATAAACACCGTCTGCCAAAGTTGTTTGAGTCAAACCCGTGAAGTTTGTACCAAGTTTGATAACTGTTTTCTGAACATCCTTAACAGCAACAAGAGCACCAGCAGTAGTACCATCTGTTTCATCTGTATTAACAGTCAATACATTCGTACCGGCCAAACGAGCCATGTAAATGTATTTATCAATAGCTGCTGTTTGAGTTCCCTTAGCAGAAGCTGTGTTATCAGAAAGTACCCAATTAGAGTTGTTGTTCTCCTCTTTCACCCATTTAGCGAAATCCTCATCAGATACACCGCCGTTTTTAGTAATCTTATAAACAGCCTTCTGAACTTGAGCATACAGCTCATCTCTCTGAGCGTTATAAGTGAACTTAAATTTATAAGAACCCTCATTACGGCCATCAGCGTTTAGTTCATCACAAGCAAACTTCAAGAACTTGCTAGTCTCTGTTCCGTCATAATAAGCGGTATCAACTACAACATATGCTTTCTTGTCACCAATCTTTTGGTCTTTAGCTTGCAATGTTACCCAATAGCCTCCATTTTGAGTATCAAATTCCTGATCCCCTGCATGTAAAGCTGTAGCAGTTAAAACATTCTTATTATTCCCTGAAGTCTCCGGATTCATCGTTAAGCCAAAGAACATTTTAGCGATAGCTGCATTATTGCCCTTTACTGAATGTAATAAAGTATTCAATGCGTCACTATCCAAAGAAATACTTGCAGGAATATTTGCTTGGTCAGAAGACAAAGCTATAGCAGCAGTAGAGATTGCACTTTTCTTTGCTTTCTCCAAATAAAGTTTGCTACCTGACTGAGCTATATAAACAACATTCTCACCATCAATATAAGAAACCAAGATATCCTTTCCACCCACTGTCTCAACAACCCACTCAGAAGCACTTCCTCCTAAAGCCAATGGAGCAGCACTAGCGATCTTTTGAGACTTGTTATTGTCATCCACAGCGATAGCTGTAGCAGGATCTACAGACAATGTTAAACCGGTAGCCTTATTTACGAAAGAATAAAGAGTTCTTCCTAAAGAAGTCTTCACGTTAGAGACAGTCCATGTTGCTGGATTCAACTCTTTTAAATCAGAAAGAGTTGTAGGATCAAAGCTCAATGCACCATAATTATTCTCTGTATTTACAGATAAGTAATTTGATGATGCACCCAACAAAGTAGCCTCGCCCTTCTTAGCGTTTATGCTAGCTCCCGCAGAGAATGCAGTCGCCAACATAGCACTAGCTAAAAGCGTAGTAATCTTTTTGTTCATAAATCAAAAATTTAATATTAATAATAGTGTTAATTAAAGTCCATCCCACCGTTTAGCACCCTTGTTTTTCTCGAAAACGACTAGTCTAAACGATCGTTTAGATCTTGCGTTTTTTAGACGCTTGAGAGGGAGGTTCGTTGAAGGAATCGCTTGTTTGGTAAATGATAACCTATCCTATTGATAAGAAAGAGGATAAGTGAAAAAAAAATAGCTCGGAAGGGTTGCAAGTATCGAAGAAACGCGTACCTTTGCAAATGACTAAAAGAATCGATCGTTTAGACTAGCCGTTTCTATCTATTATATAATGTACGCATGTACATTATATATGGTATCCATCCATAACCGCATAATAAATACAAAATACAAACATTCACATGCAATCATTGCAAATACTACAAACGTATAATCCAAGGCTTGTCAAGCCATAAGCTTACGAGTTGAGAAGTGATTAGTTATTCACTTGGAGAACTTTATGCTAGCGGCTTAGTCTATTATTTAATGTTATCTTTATACGTGAAAAGAATAAGTCAACCATACCAAATTTGATCTCTTAAAAAGTACAATAAGCCTAATATTTAAAGATTGTTATTTATATTTCTGATAATCAGCGTATAATAAGAATTGATCAAAATGGGAGCCGATTACTATCCATAGTATTTTGCACTACTATTAATACTAATCGTACTTTCTATAAATAGTAAAGCTGACTACCATGAATCTGCTTTTTAAGAAATATACAATAAACAGGATGTGCGATACGAAAATAAACCTTACCTTTGGAGCAGTAATCACCTAAAACCATTTAACTATGGCACAATACGTAGACATCATGACTGATGTTGGATTTAAGGCTGTCTTCCAAGACAAGCAAGTTACCATCAAGTTCCTTAACGCCGCCCTAGCCGGCGAACGACAGATCAAGGACATCACCTACCTCGACAAGGAGATCAAGCCCGAGACCGTCGAGAACCGTACCATCATATTCGACCTGCTCTGCGAGGACGTGTCCGGGGCCAAGTTCATCCTAGAGATGCAGAATTGTCCCCAGCACTATTTCTTTAACAGAGGTTTTTATTATCTTTGTCGCATGGTGGCCCGGCAAGGACAAATCGGCAAGCAATGGCAATATCGGTTGCTACCCATCTACGGAGTCTACTTCTTGAATTTCAAGTTGCCGGAGTTCACAGACTTCCGTACGGATGTTGTCCTCGCTAACGAGAGGACGGGAAAGGTGTTCAATGAGATCAAGATGAAGCAGATCTACATATCGTTCCCGTTATTCAGTTTAAGCAAGGAGGAGTGCAAGAGCTCCTTCGAACGTTGGATTTATACATTGAAGAATATGAACCTATTTGAACAATCTCCCTTCAAGGAGGAACAGGAGACCTTCCTTCGCTTGCTGGATGTGGCGAACGTCAACTCACTCAGCGAAAAAGAACGTGCGATCTACGAGGAAAACCTAAAGAATTATCGGGATTGGTATGCGACCATCGATTACGCACAAACGGAAGGGATTGAAAAAGGAATGCAGGAAGGAATGCAAAAAGGGATGCAGAAAGGGATCGAGAAAGGGATCGAGAAAGGCCGTCAAGAGGAAAAACTCCAGATAGCCCGAAAGATGAAGAAGCAAGGACTTGACTCCGAACTTATCGCCCAATGCTCCGGACTTTCTGTTGAAGACATTGAGCGACTATAACCCGAATCAACCGATTCGATTCAATTCGATCCGGGCTGCTTCCATCCACTATCCGGAGGAAACGGCCCGGATTACTTTCGTACATTCACGATACCTAGAAAGCGTAATTAAAATCCAACGGAATAAAGAAACTGACGATTGTTCCGCTCCCCATCCCCTTCTTCTTGCTTTGGACCGAATAGGTGATCTTCTCTTTATTTCTCCTATTCAACAATAGGATCGTACGGTAAAGGACTTTCGTTCCCATCCCCGTACCGTTATGTCCCGCATTCGTAAACGGACGATACCCGGGTCCATTATCCTCTATACGGATATGGATGCCTTTCCCGTCGCGCTCCACGAAAACAGATAATCGCTTCTCGCCCTCGATCGCACACAAGCCATGTTTCACGGCATTCTCTACGGGTATCTGGATCAGCATGGCCGGGAGATAGATTGCGTCCGTGTCAAGAGAGGGATCGAGATTCCATTCCAGACGGAAGTCCGGCCCTAATCCTTGCGCCTGCAAATTCAAGTAAGTCCGGACAAAGCGTAATTCTTCCTCCAACGTGATACTAAGCTTTTCCGTGATCTCCAAACTACTACGTAACAACTCCACCAATCCGGAAAGTTGCGTACGGCGGGAACTTCCTTCTTCCTCCGAGCTAATCTCCCGGTTCAATATATTGAATATAAAATGAGGGGATACACGGTTGCGAATACTCTCCATCTTCAGTTTCGTCACCTGATCGACATGGCTTAACCATTGGGCATGCCGTTTACGTTTCATAAAGTAATAAGCCATGCCGCTGACGATGGACAAGATCACAAAAAGCAAGATCCAAACCCAACGGCTCATTTCCAAGTATTCCATCCGGCCGGCCTGTTGTTTAATAATAGCCTCCCGCTTGAGTAAAGTCGTATCTTGGCTATAACGCATATCGATCTCGGCGACACGCATCTGGGTTCGTTCGCTACGAATATTGTTCTCAATGACGCTATTCTTCGTTTGGTACTCATAGGCACGTCTAAAATCGCCCGTGGTAGCGAAGTAATTCTGCAAGTTCTTATTACGGATCACTACCATCTTGGGATCTATGCCTACCGTATCCGTGTAACTCCTCAACAATTGATAAGCCAGCCCGGAGTTCCCCTCTTTTAAGGCTAGCGAAGCCTTCAGGGTTGTCAAATGGTACAAGGCCGTCTTATTATTATAGGTATGGAAGTACCTAAACCCTTTTTCCAGATAAAAACGAGCGGAATCCAACTGATCCATACATAGATAGATCTCCCCTAAATTGATCTCGC from Parabacteroides distasonis ATCC 8503 includes these protein-coding regions:
- a CDS encoding LysO family transporter, whose translation is MFIILGLLGLGISVGYLCRHVPAFKGLEHSISYTIFAMLFIFGITIGANQSLLNNIGEFGIQAAILAICGVLGSLVASFIAYKLFIKKGGLNEK
- a CDS encoding lysine exporter LysO family protein translates to MKNNLIVILCFTAGIFCGTFANTTISTYCEKLPQFLLYALVIQVGLNLGANAELGKMVKDIRFSSLLLPFFTIIGTLVFSAAASLLLTSWNIYDCMAVGSGFAYYSLSSLLIVQLKEASAGIEIASQLGAIALLANIIREMLALFGAPLYASFFGKFAPVSVAGINSMDVCLPVISRYSGKNIVPVAIIHGIILEISVPLLISLFCK
- a CDS encoding DUF6383 domain-containing protein; protein product: MNKKITTLLASAMLATAFSAGASINAKKGEATLLGASSNYLSVNTENNYGALSFDPTTLSDLKELNPATWTVSNVKTSLGRTLYSFVNKATGLTLSVDPATAIAVDDNNKSQKIASAAPLALGGSASEWVVETVGGKDILVSYIDGENVVYIAQSGSKLYLEKAKKSAISTAAIALSSDQANIPASISLDSDALNTLLHSVKGNNAAIAKMFFGLTMNPETSGNNKNVLTATALHAGDQEFDTQNGGYWVTLQAKDQKIGDKKAYVVVDTAYYDGTETSKFLKFACDELNADGRNEGSYKFKFTYNAQRDELYAQVQKAVYKITKNGGVSDEDFAKWVKEENNNSNWVLSDNTASAKGTQTAAIDKYIYMARLAGTNVLTVNTDETDGTTAGALVAVKDVQKTVIKLGTNFTGLTQTTLADGVYMIQYKSTGGNKPEQNNAYALANLAGNFGWAKQADRQDFNHIPAAQWVITKNGTASTASITIQNREFNDLSDNAVGLNKKTVQLYAVKDSKDVFFYNNGVADTLSFIPVKDANNLKVGYRYLTEDSAKVQTYVFNYLHGLALDKYLYTPAGKDSIVRVNENGDKTNFRLEIVVKNDNYGVGDSLVRNVYYVKNGESYLSYDDVAKKYMMKKDTKTPFFLKENNCVDGKHYYALVEAEIVKVYDKDNKEFFIVKDNSEVKARASVGAAESIITYSSDEYTNGVKVSVDDNTLDLLQGSTDDKFNQGNNRELRTSAFAVVTDDSPLYRRFNNVALGESATDACDSLAFVESVRGEYLMDEWNKNLQDKVVNYAGIWNKDKANGKLFFHIDTAWVNRGAGNIKPQYLISAAHVDVPGTPGVPCTYAHNHYDNAGNKVDAAHCSHATPAHAGYHYGKYLVNFSDSAKVYDERKVANPYKLSTNSSVNSSYTRVGFVEAIHMGDSLYVLTNGFEKMAPADLDTAEIIANYKKAKIEHFIVNLTGDKHKNVTWSFRYVNPDKAGNVTEEGADNSFLFESNVYGSAEVNGQPVYDDQYTTVYGNKDEAIAPKENVAWLKMHNGCLVITDENAKFDNAKTSGDGALVFNVQRMTEDDEFVTSNDEIATEGVSVIAGNGTVTVQGAAGKSVVITNILGKVIAETVLTSDNATISVPAGIVAVAVDGEEAVKAIVK
- a CDS encoding Rpn family recombination-promoting nuclease/putative transposase, whose protein sequence is MAQYVDIMTDVGFKAVFQDKQVTIKFLNAALAGERQIKDITYLDKEIKPETVENRTIIFDLLCEDVSGAKFILEMQNCPQHYFFNRGFYYLCRMVARQGQIGKQWQYRLLPIYGVYFLNFKLPEFTDFRTDVVLANERTGKVFNEIKMKQIYISFPLFSLSKEECKSSFERWIYTLKNMNLFEQSPFKEEQETFLRLLDVANVNSLSEKERAIYEENLKNYRDWYATIDYAQTEGIEKGMQEGMQKGMQKGIEKGIEKGRQEEKLQIARKMKKQGLDSELIAQCSGLSVEDIERL
- a CDS encoding histidine kinase, producing MNFKTAKMMTKYRVCMTFMSILLLLFHFVFLFSCGKLPEKTFAFSDNLRIDSLEHMAMDSIYRNPRYAHSALDEALSLTKDSDKYYKLLAAKSQIYFANSVYDSGFVLHRSIIDYCDRVPMSPKIHGLLGTLKNTVGNYYSFLDKTDSALLCYSEAYQEIRQSEMEHKIPDIYINIADIYARKGAYDQRARYFRQALFVSDSLGIMDRMSFPIYFGLGETYMELRDFDLSDHFYRLAEKELDSRNLSEKFTFCNSRGNYYYYKEEYAEALPWFLKAREVVRPTHMDFYTNVCEINLGEIYLCMDQLDSARFYLEKGFRYFHTYNNKTALYHLTTLKASLALKEGNSGLAYQLLRSYTDTVGIDPKMVVIRNKNLQNYFATTGDFRRAYEYQTKNSVIENNIRSERTQMRVAEIDMRYSQDTTLLKREAIIKQQAGRMEYLEMSRWVWILLFVILSIVSGMAYYFMKRKRHAQWLSHVDQVTKLKMESIRNRVSPHFIFNILNREISSEEEGSSRRTQLSGLVELLRSSLEITEKLSITLEEELRFVRTYLNLQAQGLGPDFRLEWNLDPSLDTDAIYLPAMLIQIPVENAVKHGLCAIEGEKRLSVFVERDGKGIHIRIEDNGPGYRPFTNAGHNGTGMGTKVLYRTILLLNRRNKEKITYSVQSKKKGMGSGTIVSFFIPLDFNYAF